A window of the Streptomyces luomodiensis genome harbors these coding sequences:
- a CDS encoding FtsX-like permease family protein produces the protein MKATIRDGVKADAWEGRKVTALLAARATRAHRKAWTAVFAALTLTSLLLGAFGLTLASAWSAHPRVERYAGADLVVAGDQTTRFSATSLGERETVSAGLTERVRIPRTALTVVRGVPGVRTAVADVEFPVGLAGRSATGRPWEAARLAPYALRTGRAPQRADEVVTGGGAGRVGARLTLRVGGRDTAYTVVGVAHGPRTAVWFTGAEAHRLAGHPDELDAIGVVAGPGTDPEALAGRVRTALDTAGVTDVGGRTDGDPATVRVLTGHGRGEAEHLDATPARGELLAALGSVAGTVVLVALLVVSSTIVQALRQRSHELGLLRAVGATPGQLRGAVGREVGRVAAWAALMGAAGAAPAYLGLRALLDARGALPTGLDLTLPAPLWTAPLATAAVTVLVARIAALIGCSGTATARPAEALRERTPGRARRITGLALLAVGAGSAGTAALQQGATAAAAAGAAAVTMVIACAVLGPWIAEGAMRLLGAPLRRFGPGGRLAAANCAASAQRLGAAITPIVLVTAFAGVQLGGGATLTHAGDAQARQVLRADLAVHADGGLPAGAVERIRQVPGVRAATEVVPGTVLLAARRLGSPELERLPVFGVTPERLTRTLDPGPRDGDLARLRPGTVAVGADRADSLGVRPGSTVTLRFGDGQEARLRVVATYTRSLALGDFLLSRDELLRHTSAPGTDPGTGRVLVATAPDADRKAVTKALARAVPGARVERDPAPVKGEPADRALAEVVSVAVVGAIGAFTVIAVLSTLALIAIGRRPELRLLRLAGADRGQLRRMLRLEAAATVLTGLLVGAAVAAVPLLAFSVAMAGTVPYLPPTQAAMIVAVVVATTAAGALPPVWTTLRGRYPREAAAR, from the coding sequence GTGAAGGCGACCATCCGGGACGGCGTGAAGGCGGACGCCTGGGAGGGCAGGAAGGTCACCGCCCTGCTGGCCGCCCGCGCCACCCGTGCCCACCGTAAGGCGTGGACCGCCGTCTTCGCCGCGCTCACCCTCACCTCCCTGCTGCTCGGCGCCTTCGGGCTGACCCTCGCCTCGGCCTGGAGCGCCCATCCACGGGTGGAGCGGTACGCCGGGGCCGATCTCGTCGTGGCCGGCGACCAGACCACTCGCTTCAGCGCGACGTCGCTGGGCGAGCGCGAGACCGTGAGCGCCGGGCTCACCGAGCGGGTCCGGATCCCCCGCACGGCGCTGACCGTGGTGCGCGGGGTGCCAGGGGTGCGCACGGCCGTCGCCGACGTGGAGTTCCCGGTGGGGCTCGCGGGACGGTCCGCCACCGGACGGCCCTGGGAGGCCGCCCGGCTGGCGCCCTACGCGCTACGGACGGGCCGCGCCCCGCAGCGCGCCGACGAGGTCGTGACGGGCGGCGGCGCGGGCCGCGTCGGGGCGCGGCTGACGCTGCGCGTGGGCGGCCGCGACACGGCGTACACCGTGGTCGGCGTGGCCCATGGCCCCCGCACCGCCGTCTGGTTCACCGGCGCCGAGGCCCACCGGCTGGCCGGCCACCCGGACGAGCTGGACGCCATCGGCGTCGTCGCGGGACCCGGCACGGACCCGGAGGCGCTGGCCGGGCGGGTGCGGACGGCCCTCGATACGGCCGGTGTCACCGACGTCGGGGGGCGCACGGACGGCGATCCGGCCACCGTGCGCGTCCTGACCGGGCACGGCCGGGGTGAGGCCGAGCACCTGGACGCCACGCCCGCCCGCGGCGAGCTGCTGGCGGCGCTCGGCTCCGTGGCCGGCACCGTCGTCCTCGTGGCGCTGCTCGTGGTGTCGTCGACCATCGTCCAGGCGCTGCGGCAACGCTCCCACGAGCTGGGCCTGCTGCGGGCGGTCGGGGCCACGCCGGGGCAGCTGCGCGGTGCGGTGGGCCGGGAGGTGGGGCGGGTCGCGGCCTGGGCGGCGCTGATGGGCGCGGCCGGGGCGGCCCCCGCCTACCTGGGGCTGCGCGCGCTGCTGGACGCGCGGGGCGCGCTGCCCACCGGACTCGATCTGACGCTGCCCGCGCCGCTGTGGACCGCGCCCCTGGCCACCGCCGCCGTCACCGTCCTGGTGGCCCGGATCGCGGCGCTCATCGGCTGCTCCGGGACCGCCACGGCGCGTCCGGCGGAGGCGCTGCGCGAACGGACGCCCGGCAGGGCGCGCCGTATCACCGGGCTGGCGCTGCTGGCCGTGGGCGCGGGTTCGGCGGGGACGGCCGCCCTCCAGCAGGGGGCGACCGCGGCGGCCGCGGCCGGTGCGGCGGCGGTGACGATGGTGATCGCCTGCGCGGTGCTCGGACCGTGGATCGCCGAGGGCGCGATGCGGCTGCTCGGGGCTCCCCTGCGGCGGTTCGGCCCCGGCGGCCGCCTCGCCGCCGCCAACTGCGCCGCGTCCGCCCAGCGGCTGGGCGCGGCGATCACCCCGATCGTGCTGGTCACCGCGTTCGCCGGGGTCCAGCTCGGTGGCGGCGCGACGCTGACGCACGCGGGGGACGCCCAGGCCCGCCAGGTGCTGCGCGCCGATCTCGCGGTGCACGCGGACGGCGGGCTCCCGGCCGGCGCGGTGGAGCGGATCCGGCAGGTCCCCGGCGTACGGGCGGCCACGGAGGTGGTCCCCGGCACGGTGCTGCTGGCGGCGCGCCGGCTCGGCTCGCCCGAACTGGAACGGCTGCCGGTCTTCGGCGTCACCCCTGAGCGGCTGACGCGCACCCTGGATCCGGGGCCGCGGGACGGGGACCTCGCCCGGCTGCGGCCCGGTACGGTCGCGGTCGGCGCCGACCGGGCGGACTCCCTCGGCGTACGGCCCGGCTCCACGGTGACCCTGCGCTTCGGGGACGGTCAGGAGGCCCGGCTGCGGGTCGTGGCGACCTACACCCGCTCGCTCGCCCTCGGGGACTTCCTCCTCTCGCGCGACGAGCTGCTGCGCCACACCTCGGCGCCCGGTACGGATCCCGGTACGGGGCGGGTCCTGGTCGCGACCGCGCCCGATGCCGACCGTAAGGCGGTCACGAAGGCGCTGGCGCGGGCGGTGCCCGGGGCCCGGGTGGAGCGGGACCCGGCACCGGTCAAAGGCGAGCCGGCGGACCGGGCGCTGGCCGAGGTGGTCTCGGTCGCCGTGGTCGGGGCGATCGGGGCCTTTACGGTGATCGCCGTCCTGAGCACCCTCGCGCTCATCGCGATCGGCCGCCGGCCCGAGCTGCGGCTGCTCCGGCTGGCGGGTGCGGACCGCGGCCAACTGCGCCGGATGCTGCGGCTGGAGGCGGCGGCCACGGTGCTGACCGGGCTGCTGGTGGGCGCGGCCGTGGCCGCCGTACCGCTGCTGGCCTTCAGCGTGGCCATGGCGGGCACGGTGCCGTATCTGCCACCGACGCAGGCCGCGATGATCGTCGCGGTGGTCGTGGCGACGACGGCGGCGGGCGCCCTGCCACCGGTGTGGACCACGCTGCGGGGACGGTACCCACGGGAGGCGGCGGCGCGGTAG
- a CDS encoding response regulator transcription factor produces the protein MRVVIAEDNALLREGMVLLLTSAGHEVVAVASSGPEVLPALLEHRPDAAVLDVRMPPGFRDEGLRAALAARREMPGLPVLVLSQYVEETYAAELLADGAGGLGYLLKDRVGRVEEFLDALERVVAGGTALDPEVVKELLTRRRDDPVDSLTPREREVLHLMAEGRDNTTIARTLVVSERAVSKHIGNVFAKLGLPPSDSGHRRVLAVLAYLDKGANKGAGHGAAS, from the coding sequence GTGCGTGTGGTGATCGCCGAGGACAACGCCCTGCTGAGGGAGGGCATGGTCCTGCTGCTGACCTCCGCCGGGCACGAAGTGGTGGCGGTCGCGTCCAGCGGCCCCGAGGTGCTGCCCGCCCTCCTCGAACACCGCCCGGACGCGGCCGTGCTCGACGTCCGTATGCCGCCGGGCTTCCGCGACGAGGGGCTGCGCGCGGCGCTCGCGGCGCGGCGGGAGATGCCCGGCCTGCCGGTGCTGGTGCTCTCGCAGTACGTCGAGGAGACCTACGCGGCCGAGCTGCTGGCCGATGGCGCGGGCGGGCTCGGCTATCTGCTGAAGGACCGGGTGGGGCGGGTGGAGGAGTTCCTGGACGCGCTGGAGCGGGTGGTCGCGGGCGGTACGGCGCTGGACCCGGAGGTGGTGAAGGAGCTGCTGACCCGGCGCCGTGACGACCCGGTGGACTCCTTGACGCCGCGCGAGCGCGAGGTGCTGCATCTGATGGCGGAGGGCCGGGACAACACCACGATCGCCCGGACGCTGGTGGTCTCGGAGCGCGCGGTCAGCAAGCACATCGGCAATGTCTTCGCCAAGCTGGGGCTGCCGCCGAGCGACAGCGGGCACCGACGGGTGCTGGCGGTTCTGGCGTACCTCGACAAGGGGGCGAACAAGGGGGCTGGGCACGGCGCGGCGTCATAA
- a CDS encoding ABC transporter ATP-binding protein produces MDGQGRSRTTATAERAGTWHHALSLEGVSREYGRGVVALHPIHLTVPRGRFLAVMGPSGCGKSTLLQCAAGLDRPTAGTVRIGGTELSSLKEAALTRLRRERIGFVFQAHHLVPSLSVAENVALPLLLGRRTVGDRALRGLAAVGLEDRGDASPSELSGGQCQRVAIARALVTAPDIVFADEPTGALDPAAAEEVLALLREAVDREGHTVVMVTHDPFAAAWADEALFLMRGRLVGRQERPDAADIRRFLKDLGVGTA; encoded by the coding sequence GGGCAGGGGCGGAGCCGTACGACGGCCACCGCGGAACGGGCGGGGACCTGGCACCACGCGCTGAGCCTGGAAGGCGTCAGCCGGGAGTACGGGCGGGGGGTCGTGGCGCTGCACCCCATCCATCTGACGGTGCCGCGCGGGCGGTTCCTCGCGGTGATGGGCCCTTCCGGCTGCGGGAAGTCGACGCTGCTTCAGTGCGCCGCCGGGCTCGACCGGCCGACGGCCGGAACGGTGCGCATCGGCGGTACGGAGCTGTCCTCGCTGAAGGAGGCGGCGCTGACCCGGCTGCGGCGGGAGCGGATCGGTTTCGTCTTCCAGGCGCACCACCTGGTGCCGTCGCTGAGCGTCGCGGAGAACGTCGCCCTGCCGCTGCTGCTCGGCCGCCGGACCGTCGGCGACCGCGCCCTGCGGGGGCTCGCGGCGGTCGGACTGGAGGACCGGGGCGACGCCTCGCCGTCCGAGCTGTCCGGCGGGCAGTGCCAGCGGGTGGCGATCGCCCGCGCGCTGGTCACCGCGCCCGACATCGTCTTCGCCGACGAGCCGACGGGCGCGCTCGACCCCGCCGCCGCGGAGGAGGTGCTGGCACTGCTGCGGGAGGCCGTCGACCGTGAGGGCCATACGGTCGTCATGGTCACCCATGACCCGTTCGCCGCCGCCTGGGCCGACGAGGCGCTGTTCCTGATGCGGGGGAGGCTCGTCGGACGGCAGGAGCGGCCCGACGCGGCCGACATCCGTCGCTTCCTCAAGGACCTGGGAGTGGGGACGGCGTGA